In Glycine soja cultivar W05 chromosome 10, ASM419377v2, whole genome shotgun sequence, the genomic stretch CACTTTGTAAGAAAAGCATGTATCTGATGGTGCGGTCTAACAAAGAATCAATGCTACACTGTCAAATCAAGAAAACATTTGTCATTTTAATATCTAAACAGTCTGcagcacaaaaaacaaaaaaatgcagCTAAGATTATAAATGTATGTCACAAATCACAAAGGCAGAATGGTGGAAGtttaatgaaattgaaaattttgcatCATATATAGAGGAAATATTAGGTTGTTCTAATAATCACCATTTATTCTTAGCAAAGATCAGTTAAAGCTTCATTtacctttccatcattggggatAATTCGTCTCAACTCTTTGATACAGTCTTGGATCTGCTGACGATCTTTTGGCCGCGGTCGAGTACTCTCCCCCGGCCTAGCCCTCTTCTTGGATGGCTTTCTGGGTTCCTCTGGCTTTTGAGGGTGCACTGGTACAGCCTTCCCAATATTAATGCTATGACTATCATCAATCCACATGCCTGTTTGTAATTTTGGGAATTTATCTTTCTTGGTTGGAAGATTGTTTGTGTTGTCTAAGTCACAAAGTCGCTGTGTCAAGTCTGCTCTAGCCCCAGGCCAATGAAAGTTGGTGAAATGTATTGGATTTCTATTCACTGATGAAGATTCTACCGTCTCGCTCTTATTGGGTGATAACTCATACTCAAGTTCAGAACTATTAAAAGGATTGTAATTTGCTCCACCCCTCAAAAGCTCTTCAATTCCTAACTCTGAGAATAATCTCTTCCGGGTGCCAGTCAATGCATCAGTAGTATTCAACTCTGATACACATTCAGAGAAGCCAGTATCAGTAACACCACTCACCACTGGTGAAAGCATATTCCCCCACCATTCATCACCTTGATCATAGCTAAAATCAAATTCCATGCTATCAAAGAGACCTTTTTCAGTGCTTTGCATGACCACAGATGCTTCTTTCCCATTTGAGTTGGAATTATGCTCTGCTAGGCATGTCACTGAAATATCATTTAAAGAACTACTTCCAACCAGATCAAAGGAAGTGGGATTAAATTCTGTTGATTCAGAAAAGTTGTTATCCAAGGCAATTACTGCTTCGCAGATACTATCCTCGGGAGAAGGACCAAACCACTGGCAAAGATCTTCCATAGGgctgaaattcaaaatttcttcTGACATATCAACTGGCTCTAAGTTCTCAGAGAGTCCATGCAATGCATTTGAACTTGAGGAAAAATCAACATCTATCACAACACCAGACTGAGTTGGATATTGGTTATCCAgtgaattttgtaatttgcctTGAAATGACCCTCTGTCCATACTGCACAGTGAGGTCAATGCTGAATCCTGAACTAGAAGTTTGCTGGCAGCAAAATCATTTTGGTTTGTAAAACACGCATCTGCATCTTCTTGTGCACTTACACAGGATACCAATTGTTGCtccaacaaattaaaagaagatAATTCACTACCACATACACCAAAATAGGGGTTTTCGGCAATTAATTTGTTTGTAGAAGAGTTAGGCTTCAAAAGCACATCAGCACTATCCCTAtctgataatacaatttgagcTTCCATGGTACCTTTCAATTGGTCACTAAAATAAGAAGAATCTTCTTGCAATGAAACCATTGCTTTGTCATAAGTCATATATTGGGAAGGGAAGGAATTGTTGGGATTTGCAGAAGAAATGGAATC encodes the following:
- the LOC114370293 gene encoding transcription factor bHLH155-like isoform X2, producing MTMAMTMPLTLRNKLKTLCTCGDGWSYAIFWRFHPRNSLLLTVEEAYYEEHLGEEIANMHPQVHLLGEGIVGEAASTGKHSWVHSDGQTHDWNLTGQNICEDDSEFQQQFSSGIKTIVVVPVKAWGVVQFGSRKKILEKVEFLEQTQSVLTDMDDDMGMFDMPGNSVLPLDCENNDLNGLWDSISSANPNNSFPSQYMTYDKAMVSLQEDSSYFSDQLKGTMEAQIVLSDRDSADVLLKPNSSTNKLIAENPYFGVCGSELSSFNLLEQQLVSCVSAQEDADACFTNQNDFAASKLLVQDSALTSLCSMDRGSFQGKLQNSLDNQYPTQSGVVIDVDFSSSSNALHGLSENLEPVDMSEEILNFSPMEDLCQWFGPSPEDSICEAVIALDNNFSESTEFNPTSFDLVGSSSLNDISVTCLAEHNSNSNGKEASVVMQSTEKGLFDSMEFDFSYDQGDEWWGNMLSPVVSGVTDTGFSECVSELNTTDALTGTRKRLFSELGIEELLRGGANYNPFNSSELEYELSPNKSETVESSSVNRNPIHFTNFHWPGARADLTQRLCDLDNTNNLPTKKDKFPKLQTGMWIDDSHSINIGKAVPVHPQKPEEPRKPSKKRARPGESTRPRPKDRQQIQDCIKELRRIIPNDGKCSIDSLLDRTIRYMLFLQSVLKYSDKLQEPNEPKAKEVVLKDSGAADSKNGGITWAYEVAHQTMLYPVIVEDMSLPGQMLIEMLCEEQGFFLEIIDKIQRFGLNILKAKMERRKTKLWARFIVEANRPVTRIEVFLYLIHLLQETNTSGIDSSNKHCDVIEANI
- the LOC114370293 gene encoding transcription factor bHLH155-like isoform X1 translates to MTMAMTMPLTLRNKLKTLCTCGDGWSYAIFWRFHPRNSLLLTVEEAYYEEHLGEEIANMHPQVHLLGEGIVGEAASTGKHSWVHSDGQTHDWNLTGQNICEDDSEFQQQFSSGIKTIVVVPVKAWGVVQFGSRKKILEKVEFLEQTQSVLTDMDDDMGMFDMPGNSVLPLDCENNDLNGLWDSISSANPNNSFPSQYMTYDKAMVSLQEDSSYFSDQLKGTMEAQIVLSDRDSADVLLKPNSSTNKLIAENPYFGVCGSELSSFNLLEQQLVSCVSAQEDADACFTNQNDFAASKLLVQDSALTSLCSMDRGSFQGKLQNSLDNQYPTQSGVVIDVDFSSSSNALHGLSENLEPVDMSEEILNFSPMEDLCQWFGPSPEDSICEAVIALDNNFSESTEFNPTSFDLVGSSSLNDISVTCLAEHNSNSNGKEASVVMQSTEKGLFDSMEFDFSYDQGDEWWGNMLSPVVSGVTDTGFSECVSELNTTDALTGTRKRLFSELGIEELLRGGANYNPFNSSELEYELSPNKSETVESSSVNRNPIHFTNFHWPGARADLTQRLCDLDNTNNLPTKKDKFPKLQTGMWIDDSHSINIGKAVPVHPQKPEEPRKPSKKRARPGESTRPRPKDRQQIQDCIKELRRIIPNDGKCSIDSLLDRTIRYMLFLQSVLKYSDKLQEPNEPKLIEQAKEVVLKDSGAADSKNGGITWAYEVAHQTMLYPVIVEDMSLPGQMLIEMLCEEQGFFLEIIDKIQRFGLNILKAKMERRKTKLWARFIVEANRPVTRIEVFLYLIHLLQETNTSGIDSSNKHCDVIEANI